TGTGGCTTCACCGCTACTCCCTACCAAAGGCAACTACACACACCCATGGCTCGAACTCGAGACCTCTGATTAAGGATAGAAGAATAGTTACAACTCCACCACAATATTTGATGCTTTTTATGATAGATCACTTAAACTTAAAgttagaaaaaataaaattttaatacttGAGTTATTGCATTATTCCAATTTTTGGTACCTGTTAAATAATTTTAACGTTCAATTAACTCAAAAGTGATTTCAATTCCTGAAGTTTAACCAAAGTTAAATGCTCTTGATTTGAAGTTTTACTGTATCTCAATATTTTAACTTATTATAATAAATTATTTACTCCATATTTCATGTTAATATATTACACTCACTCTGAATAGGTTGTTGTAAATTAGTTTAATATGATAGTGTAGAAAAATATACACATCAATACACATAAGCTAAAAGTCTTTCTTAATCAATTATATTTAGCTATCGAGAAAGGAAAATTAAAAATGCAAATAAGTTAATTCTACGAGGACAAAATTAAAATAATTGGCTGAAAAGAACCATTGACAGTAGTACGATATAGAAAGGAATTTCTCATAACTGTTTCATACTACATATCGATATTGAGCCCGTACTTCTTTACCCTACTTATGGATGAGCTAACTAACAATCTTTTTCAGACAAATTTGTTAACCGGCAAAAATTGCAAGGGTATCAACTAAAAGCTTGAACTATGGAGAAGCGCTTTAGAGAGAAAAGGTTTTAGAATAAGTAGAAGTCCAACTGAATGTACATTTTAgccaaaaaataaaaagtgatGCTGAGATGAGACTAGAGGGGATTGTGGTGCCTAAATGTAAACAATTCAGAGATCTAGGCTCGATGTTCTAAGAGAACGGTATGATTGATGAAGATAGTACCCATAAAATCAAAATAGGATGGTTGAAATGGAAAATGCGGCAGGAGTATTATTTAATAGGAGGATTTACCTACCAGTGAAAGGCTAGTTCCATAGAACAATAGTAACGGCAATATTATACGGGAGTGAATGTTGCGGGTCCAACATATACACAAGATGGGTAGAGCATAAATGCTGATTTTAGGATGGATATGCAGTCATACAAGTTACACAACATTAAAAATGATCACATTCGTCAAAACATGTAAGTAGCACCCATGGAGTATAAAATAAGAGAAGACTGTTTTTGATGATTTAGAGGGGTCATTCAACAACCTCTAGATGCATTGGATTGTAGGTGTGACATATGGTGACCGGAGGTGTTTTAATGGACGAGATGGAcctaaaatcacataaaataaaattGCCTAGAAAGACACTGCAGCTGATACTTATACCTATTTAAATTCTACTTTATTTctccccacaaaaaaaaaaaaaaaaaaaaaaatgcagcTGATGAGTATACCTACCTTCAGTCGGACCTCCAACCATCAATCACCCACCATGATGTTTGAAGTCTGCCTTCAGGATTGATATCTTTGTTGCCTATACTTGATCTTCTGACCCGCCATAGTGTGAATCCCTGGATCTCTTTACAATCAAATATCATTTCCTCATTCCCGATCAAATTCTCAGATTGAGATTTGTCATGTTGAAAATCCAAAGAGATTAAACTGCCAACACCATTGAAAATGTTCGAGGGCTCAAAAACAATCTGTAATTCTGCATCTCCGCAACCCAGCCTCAATGTTGCAAAGTATTAGCCTATTGCCTCAAACAAGTCTTTAATAAGATTGGAAATGTACAAGTCTTCAATATGATTTTGCCAAAGAATAATCAACTCCCATTTCTCGGCCAAGTTGTTCTGACCATTTTTTTTTCCAAACTGCAGCATTTAAGACCTTCACCATCTACAAAGTCAGAGAATATAATTCCTCTAGGGTCTTTGAACTAAGGCCCCACAATGGTACACTTTAACGGTGAAATAGTCAAACTCTGTCTCAGTCAAAGATCTGAACCACAAAGACCATTATATATGTCAAAAACAATAGAGTAACTGAACACAAAAACTAAAGAGCAATATAGCACGATAAATGAATGCGAAGACCGACAACGAGATAACAAAAAGGGGTTTTGCTTGATAAATGGAACGAATAAGGAAACATCTCAATTTCTTACCAATAAAGGAGTCATTCCTCACCCAGTTTCATGCCATGTTTCCAATAGCCTATTTACATCACGGTTATCGTCTACAATTTTCCTCTAAACTACAAGAAATCTGAACctttaagaaagaaaaaacaagaaTCTTTTTGGTGCAAGAGCACCACTTTGTATCCCTCCAAAATGAGCAGATCTACCATGTCAGTCTTATCTGACAGAAGTCCGTTAAACTTGTTGAAAGTTTTGCTGGGACCACACTGTTTGCTTCGGAGAGTTTCAAGACCAACAATGATCAGCTAGTAAGGTGAAGAAGACAGCAGTTTTGGATGCAGTATAGCGAAaatctaagttgctcggacacgggtgcgggtgtccgacacgggtgcggatctagaggtcggatctttCAAGAtgtaaattttaagattcggggatacggatcctagtacggatacgggtgcggggatccggctaaaaatatttttaaataatataaatctCTCTaatttatgagaaattttgtggaatacttacgtatagcttgtaaagtgtggatttcctttttattctcaagttgtagatagtaaaagattgatttcctagataagctatgctattttcttcaaatttaccctagttttaGTTTTGATTTCGgtaatcaaattgtatctcgtctcgaatttttctgtccgtcgtggtcaaagtacccaaaattgtttccctagatccggtacggatcccatacccacacccatactagtgtcgtgtcgacacgggtgcggcacctaaactgccatgtcggagcaacttaggcGAAAATGACATTTTCAATGAGACAACAACTAGAAAAAAGTCAACTTTTGAGATCCTCCACCACCACCAACATACCAAGAACCTATGAAAAGTCCATCTAGATAAGCAAGAGCAACATCGAGAGAAGGAACACAACAGTATATAAATTGTAACATTTACAATGGAAAGATACAAAAGACAAGGATGGAGCAAGGACAGAAAGCACACACATATTCACAAGGGAAGAATAGGAGAGCATCATATAGAGAAACAAACATAAACATAGACTGAGCATATGTAGACAGTTGACATGGTTCAATGAATGTGGAAAAAGATATATTACAATATGGTCTTTGAACATCTCAAGGCTTCTGTGAGAATCAGGATCGAACGCTAGTATTGAAACAAGCAAAAGTACAAATGTTGATATCTTGACCTTTTGCTAACAGGCAAGGCATGCAACCGCGCCATAATCCTATAGGCAAAGTACTTATAAGTGTGAATCGAGCTTCTTCAAACCTGGTCGACACTATTGATTCACCATCTATTTCACTATGATTGCAAAGACTAATATATACAAAATGTTTCTTACATCACTTTCCATAATTTGAATCACTTCGGTCGATGCATGAGAAAATCCATCAGCTATTAAATGCTACATTATTTAGAGATGAATTTACCTCACTATGAGACAAATGTCGGAAAATCCATCTAGAAATGTGACCTGCTCCACCACTGCATGTAGCCACAAACTAGAGCAACAGCAAAGTGGAATCATGTATTCTGCATCTGCAATGACAACATAAGCTAATGATCTTGATTGTATGCAACACTTTGACATGGTTGTTTAAATTGTTTACTAGAAGAAATGGGACTTTGGTCGTATTTAAAAAGTCAGTAAATATAGACTTCTCATGGAAAATAGCTTCCGTCTTATTTCATCTTTTGAGGGCCTTGCTAATCCAGCTTGAGACTTGTTAGTAAAGAACCAATTATAAGCTTTGCAAGGGAGAAGATGCCACTACAAGTGATAATAGTGCAGACATATCTGGTGTTATTAATGgcaaaagagaaaggaaaaataACCAACTAAAAGCATTTCAAAATCTGTGAGGAAGCCAAAAGAATGTTTCCTAAATGAGGCAAAGTTGCAGGTTTGGCTCCAAATGAGGTGATttatataaaatgataaaaattatgAAACAGCATAAACTGTAGATGCATTCAGTTTGCATACGTTCCTGACTCGGTGTACTGAGAGATGAGGGAGAGGGAGAGAAGTTCATCCAATAGATTAGCTTTGTAGAATCCTACAGAACCAATGCTCCATCAATACCATTTGAGTCTGTCAATGATGAACAAACAAAAATATctgtttttttaatttattttagaatTTATCAAATACTTTATATATGTAGCGCGGACGACATACATGTCTGTTACAGTTTCAGAAAATTAACAAAATACTGCTCAAAATACAGTCTTTTGTTCAAATGCTATAACTGGATAGCCACTTTACCTGACCAGTGTGTTTTAGTAAAAACCATCAAGCCATCAGGGTCTATCTTCGATACATTACTTTGACCATGAGAAGGTCTTTTGACCATTAGAGGTCAGACCTCATGAATCATTGAACAGTATAGCTAAAAGCCCATTCTATGGAGCAACTTACAAGATGGCAAAGCTGTACAAGAATACCATCAGTGAAGGCATACTTCAGAGTAATGTTTACCTTTATGTATGAGTTGCTCAAACTCagattccttatttatttttgtagcATCCAGCATTGTagattttttcttttacttttcttcAGCAGCTCTGATGTGGAATTCTAGATAAAATTTGGTTTGAGCCCTACCAGTAGTCACGACAAGAGCAGAAACCTCCTTTAAAGTGGTGAAAACGAGTGGCATCCCTAACAATAATTTCTCGCCCTACAAGCTTGGAGATAAATTTGATTGCTGAGTGACAGTCATTACAAACTCGAAGGTTCTTCATGATCCTTAAAGTAGTGTTCTCCGGGGTATTTATTAACCCAAATGCAATTGCAAGCTTCTCACTGTGATGTCTAAGAATCTGCTCTTTCGCCTCATAATCAAGATCATGCAGCACTGACTTGGTGTCTGGAATGAATCCCATCTTTTTTATATCTTCCCAGATTTTTTCCATTGTCTTGTAAATAGCATCTCGCTGCGGATGAAGCCCATCATCTACCCCAAAGACATGGACTATGTTTTTTAATTGAATCCAGCTAAATCCTTGTTCTTTCTTGACCTGTCTATCCTTCATTGATTTTCTGATCTTGGCAGCTTCCTCCCATATTCCACAAGCAGAATACACATTAGCAAGTGCTGAGTAGGCCCCACTATTTTCAGGATCAATTGAAAGCAATCTGTCGGCTGCAACTTTTGCTAGCTCCACTTTTTTGTGAACCCTACAAGATGCTAAAAGTGAACCCCATGCAATCACATCTGGTTCAATTGGCATCTTCTCTATGAAGTCTTGTGCTTCTTCTAGCAACCCAGCACGACCAAAGAGATCAATCATGCAAGCACAGTGGCTGGAGGTGGGTTCGATACTGTGCATCTGTTTCATCATCTTGTAATAATTACGACCTTGAGCGACCAATCCTACGTGTGTACAAGCAGTAAGAACACCAACATACGTGATATGATCAGGCTTCATTTCAAGTGCAAGCATATCCTCAAACAATTGTATGGCTTCAGCTCCAAGTCCATGCTGAGCTAAAGCCAAGATCATGGAAGTCCAAGAGACCGTGTCTCTGTTCAGGCGTATCAAATCAAATACTCTCCTTGCACAGCTGATATTTCCAGCCTTGGCATACATAGTTATCAGGGCATTGCTAACAGAAACTGATAATGCTTCCCCTGACTTAATGGCTGCTGAATGGATTTGCTTACCATGATTTAAGGATGCCACACTTGAACAGACACTCAACATTGCTGCTAGAGTATAATTATTGGGGTCTGGCCCGTCTTTAACCATTGACCTGAAGAGTTCCATTGCATCATCATAGAGGCCATTTTGAACGTAACCAACAATCATGGCTGTCCAGACAACCACATCACGGTCCTTCAATGAGTCAAAGATCTTCCTTGCTGGACTTATATTACCAAGCTTTATGTACCCATCTAGTAGTGCAGTAAATGCAATGACGTTTAGACTAGactctctatttttctccaaAATTTTTCGAGCAATGTCTACCCCACCGCATCGGGAATACATACAAATCAAAGAATTCCCAACAGCTCCTGACGTGTCAAATTCAGTTCTGATAAGATAAGCATGGATTTGTTTTCCTAGATTTAACTCCCCAAGATTAGCACAAGCTGATAAAGCACTAGCTAAAGTATATCTATCAGGTCCCAGTGAAGATTCTTTAAGCATTCTAGAAAACATATTAAGAGCTAGAACGTCAAAGCCGTGCTGATTATAGCCTGTAACCATTGAATTCCACGAAACTATGTCATGCTCATCCATTTGCTCAAATTGTGCCAGTGCTAAATCCACCCGACCAGCCTGCATATGCAACGAGATCAACGCGTTCCAGCTTGAGGTGTTCTTCACAACTATCCTGTCAAAAACATTTCGAGCTGCATTTGCATCACCTGACTTGGCATACATATTCAACAGAGAATTTGCCACGGAAACATGACTACTCAACCCAAATTTAACAACAAAGGAGTGAACTTTTTGGCCCTCGTATAATGCTCTAATTGCAGAACAAGAAGCAAGAACACTTGTAAACGTGTACTGGGACGGCAAAACATCAGAAGAAACCATCTCAAGAAACATCTGAATTGCAACCTGAAAACGACCAACCAAATTGTACCCAACAATCATAGTGGTCCACGAAACAGAATCGCGATATGGCATTTCCTTAAATATCGAATATGCTTCGTTAACCGAACCTTGTTTCGAATACCCAGATAAAAGTGTATTCCAAGAAGAAGTATCTCTCAcaggcatttcatcaaacactttaCGAGCATATGATAAAAACCCAGTTTTTGCATAACCATTGATGAGATTATTCATAAGGAAAACGCCTAAATGGAGGCCGGATTTGATTATACTGCCATGGATTAACTTTATGGCAAATGGTTTTTTTGTTTTCAGGCTGTCTTGGAGAAGTGATACGTAGAAATGTGACTGAGAACCAAAGGATTGTGAGGTTTGATGATTCATTTGAAGAATAATAAGGAACGATTATGCAATTTAAATTTTGTTTTCCGCTAGTTTCATCACTTTTTAGtttttcttaatttaattttGAAGTTCTAAATGTATATGAACTGGCGGGACGAGACAAGTGGCCTTATAATCTGTTTGGCTGCTAGGATTATCCCCAAACCTTTTATTTGTTACGAAATTTCTTTTAATcaggaaaaaataatattttgtgatgaaatatagctcaaagtaacaatatagaacaagctaagagatatagagagaaagagaggagagattcttattttttcttcaattgtgtgATCTTTCaatctattacaagacctttatataggcatgaaaaataaagaaatatgtcattgaatatgtcattaagcatttgaaatCATTAAGGAAGATCatggagttacaatcataactcTATAAGTATTATAGTAGTGAAAGTTATGGAGATAATGGAGAATAGTAGTGAGCGTTACTCCTTTGGTGGTTatggacatccaccataattcaagat
This sequence is a window from Nicotiana tomentosiformis chromosome 5, ASM39032v3, whole genome shotgun sequence. Protein-coding genes within it:
- the LOC104102356 gene encoding pentatricopeptide repeat-containing protein At2g22070 translates to MNHQTSQSFGSQSHFYVSLLQDSLKTKKPFAIKLIHGSIIKSGLHLGVFLMNNLINGYAKTGFLSYARKVFDEMPVRDTSSWNTLLSGYSKQGSVNEAYSIFKEMPYRDSVSWTTMIVGYNLVGRFQVAIQMFLEMVSSDVLPSQYTFTSVLASCSAIRALYEGQKVHSFVVKFGLSSHVSVANSLLNMYAKSGDANAARNVFDRIVVKNTSSWNALISLHMQAGRVDLALAQFEQMDEHDIVSWNSMVTGYNQHGFDVLALNMFSRMLKESSLGPDRYTLASALSACANLGELNLGKQIHAYLIRTEFDTSGAVGNSLICMYSRCGGVDIARKILEKNRESSLNVIAFTALLDGYIKLGNISPARKIFDSLKDRDVVVWTAMIVGYVQNGLYDDAMELFRSMVKDGPDPNNYTLAAMLSVCSSVASLNHGKQIHSAAIKSGEALSVSVSNALITMYAKAGNISCARRVFDLIRLNRDTVSWTSMILALAQHGLGAEAIQLFEDMLALEMKPDHITYVGVLTACTHVGLVAQGRNYYKMMKQMHSIEPTSSHCACMIDLFGRAGLLEEAQDFIEKMPIEPDVIAWGSLLASCRVHKKVELAKVAADRLLSIDPENSGAYSALANVYSACGIWEEAAKIRKSMKDRQVKKEQGFSWIQLKNIVHVFGVDDGLHPQRDAIYKTMEKIWEDIKKMGFIPDTKSVLHDLDYEAKEQILRHHSEKLAIAFGLINTPENTTLRIMKNLRVCNDCHSAIKFISKLVGREIIVRDATRFHHFKGGFCSCRDYW